In the Mycolicibacterium chubuense NBB4 genome, one interval contains:
- a CDS encoding MFS transporter produces MSNTDASRPLRSLSRGQQWTLAVSCLGVALVIGSMAALYTSLSDIAADTGASQRQLTWVVDGYTLAMACLVLPAGAVGDRYGRRAVLIGGLVVFSAASAVPLVVPDPAWLIGARAAAGVGAAFVMPSTLSIMTAEFPAHQRPRAVAIWAGVAGSGAILGILGSGLLLQFWSWQSIFVGLTAAGVVLLIAAATVSESLEYAHPEMDYVGSLAVAVVIGLIVIALTEAPRRGWTDPLVLGLFAVGAVASAVFVVVELRRAHPLLDLRLFADRGFGSGTLSITLQFLVLFGVFYLLIQYLQLIVGYKPLGSALALTPVVVPIVGISLLAPWLAERLGLRVLTMPGMLAIAAGIFLASRLQVESSYTDFLWALLIMGTGLGICMAPATAAIVAATPVEKHGVAAAVNDAAREVGAAVGIAIAGSVLAAGYTDRITPALPGLPGPARGPFSDSLAAALQAGEKSGPAREQLATIAKSAFMHGYGHAGVVLSGITVASALILAIGAPGRRDATLDGAENRGDNPLSGTTARPHSHTGHDMPDDHDEPTSGYQQVERMERFDDSP; encoded by the coding sequence ATGTCAAACACCGATGCGTCACGCCCTTTGCGGTCGCTGTCGCGGGGTCAGCAGTGGACGCTGGCGGTGTCGTGCCTAGGGGTGGCGTTGGTCATCGGGTCGATGGCCGCCCTGTATACGTCGTTGTCGGATATCGCCGCCGACACGGGCGCCAGCCAGAGGCAGCTGACCTGGGTCGTCGATGGATACACCCTGGCGATGGCGTGCCTGGTGTTACCAGCGGGCGCGGTCGGTGACCGCTACGGGCGGCGCGCGGTGCTGATCGGTGGCTTGGTGGTGTTTTCCGCGGCGTCGGCGGTGCCGCTGGTCGTCCCGGATCCGGCCTGGTTGATCGGCGCTCGCGCGGCCGCCGGTGTTGGTGCCGCGTTTGTGATGCCCTCGACCCTGTCGATCATGACCGCCGAATTTCCCGCCCACCAGCGCCCCCGTGCCGTGGCGATTTGGGCCGGCGTGGCCGGTTCGGGAGCGATCTTGGGCATCCTAGGCTCGGGGCTGCTGCTGCAATTTTGGTCATGGCAGTCGATCTTCGTCGGGCTGACCGCCGCGGGAGTGGTGTTGCTGATCGCTGCGGCCACGGTCTCCGAGTCACTTGAATACGCCCATCCCGAGATGGATTATGTCGGCTCGCTTGCCGTCGCCGTGGTGATCGGCCTGATCGTCATCGCGCTCACCGAGGCGCCCCGCCGCGGCTGGACAGACCCGCTGGTCCTGGGTCTTTTCGCGGTCGGCGCGGTGGCTTCAGCGGTTTTCGTGGTCGTGGAGTTGCGCCGCGCGCATCCGCTGCTGGACCTGCGGTTGTTCGCCGATCGTGGTTTCGGCAGCGGCACGCTGTCGATCACGTTGCAGTTCCTGGTCCTGTTCGGTGTGTTTTACCTGTTGATCCAGTACCTGCAGCTCATCGTGGGCTACAAACCGTTGGGTTCGGCGTTGGCGCTGACGCCCGTGGTCGTCCCCATCGTGGGCATCTCGCTGCTGGCACCCTGGCTGGCCGAGCGGTTGGGCCTGCGCGTGCTGACCATGCCCGGCATGCTCGCGATCGCCGCGGGAATTTTTCTGGCCAGCCGCCTGCAGGTCGAGTCGAGCTACACCGATTTCTTGTGGGCGCTGCTGATCATGGGCACCGGGCTGGGGATATGCATGGCCCCGGCGACGGCCGCGATCGTTGCCGCCACACCGGTGGAGAAGCACGGGGTGGCAGCAGCCGTCAATGACGCCGCGCGTGAAGTCGGCGCGGCCGTCGGCATCGCCATCGCCGGCAGTGTGTTGGCCGCCGGCTACACCGACCGGATCACGCCGGCGCTGCCCGGGCTGCCCGGCCCGGCGCGAGGACCGTTCTCCGACTCCCTGGCCGCCGCGCTGCAGGCCGGCGAGAAGTCCGGACCCGCGCGCGAACAACTCGCCACGATTGCCAAATCGGCGTTCATGCACGGTTACGGGCATGCCGGTGTGGTCTTGTCCGGGATCACCGTGGCCAGTGCGCTCATCTTGGCGATCGGGGCTCCCGGGCGCCGCGACGCGACGCTCGACGGCGCCGAAAACCGTGGCGACAACCCACTTTCCGGGACCACCGCACGACCACACAGCCACACCGGCCATGACATGCCCGATGACCACGACGAGCCGACGTCGGGTTACCAACAGGTGGAAAGGATGGAAAGGTTCGACGACTCACCATGA
- the istA gene encoding IS21 family transposase, translated as MEDWAEIRRLYRSENLSQAAIARRLSLSRNTVAKAINAEAPPRYERAPSTSSAWAQVEMAVRVLLGQFPTMPATVLAQRVGWTGGHSWFAENVARIRPEYAPADPCDRLIHRPGEQVQCDLWFPGAVVPDHAGAMRSFPVLVMVAAYSRFIAAMMIPSRVTGDLLAGMWHLLHDIGAVPRTLLWDNESGIGQRGRLAEGVAGFCGVLATRLIQARPYDPESKGVVERANGYLQTSFLPGRTFTCAADFNAQLRAWLTGIANRRTHATTGLVPAEALTVDREAMVALPPVAPTTGTTVVTRLGRDYYISCGGNAYSVHPEVIGRMITVTTDLERITARCSDRTVASHLRLWGTAGLVTDPQHLQAAAVLREQFRARAAAGSHLSVDVEVADLSAYDARFGTGEVA; from the coding sequence GTGGAGGATTGGGCGGAGATTCGCCGGCTGTATCGGTCGGAGAACCTGTCGCAGGCTGCGATCGCGCGGAGGTTGTCGCTGTCGCGCAACACCGTGGCCAAGGCGATCAACGCCGAGGCGCCACCACGCTATGAACGTGCTCCGTCGACGTCGTCGGCATGGGCGCAGGTCGAGATGGCGGTGCGGGTGCTGCTCGGCCAGTTCCCGACGATGCCGGCCACGGTGCTCGCCCAGCGGGTCGGCTGGACCGGCGGGCATTCCTGGTTCGCCGAGAACGTCGCACGGATCCGCCCGGAGTACGCCCCGGCCGATCCGTGTGACCGGCTGATTCATCGGCCCGGCGAGCAGGTGCAGTGCGACCTGTGGTTCCCCGGCGCCGTGGTTCCCGATCACGCTGGGGCGATGCGGTCGTTCCCGGTGCTGGTGATGGTCGCTGCCTATTCGCGGTTCATCGCCGCGATGATGATCCCGTCGCGGGTGACCGGTGATCTGCTGGCGGGGATGTGGCACCTGCTCCATGACATCGGCGCGGTCCCGCGGACCCTGTTGTGGGACAACGAGTCCGGCATCGGACAACGCGGCCGCCTGGCCGAAGGAGTGGCTGGGTTCTGCGGTGTGCTCGCCACCCGACTGATTCAGGCGCGACCGTATGATCCCGAATCCAAGGGCGTGGTGGAACGCGCCAACGGATATCTGCAGACGTCGTTTCTGCCCGGCCGGACGTTCACCTGTGCGGCGGACTTCAACGCGCAGTTGCGGGCGTGGTTGACAGGGATTGCCAACCGCCGCACCCACGCCACGACCGGCTTGGTTCCAGCCGAGGCCCTCACGGTGGATCGGGAGGCGATGGTTGCGCTACCGCCGGTGGCGCCGACGACCGGAACGACGGTGGTGACCCGGTTGGGACGCGACTACTACATCAGCTGCGGCGGCAACGCCTACTCGGTACACCCGGAGGTCATCGGCCGGATGATCACCGTGACCACCGACCTGGAGCGGATCACCGCCCGCTGCAGCGACCGCACGGTGGCCAGTCATCTACGACTCTGGGGCACAGCCGGCCTGGTCACCGACCCCCAGCATCTGCAGGCTGCTGCGGTGTTGCGCGAGCAATTCCGGGCCCGTGCGGCCGCAGGATCGCATCTGTCGGTCGACGTCGAGGTCGCCGACTTGAGCGCCTACGACGCGCGGTTCGGGACCGGTGAGGTTGCCTGA
- a CDS encoding DUF6188 family protein, which translates to MLTQRIEGRAVQRVAQDHGVVLGLDDHSESVISRPLRLTLPAAGDDPVEQATIDPSDVPVAQCPLLDIAGARCTRAACEDDRHLHLEFASGHQIDVAGDHDGAAWGWHCSQPAYRAAAEGQRIIRWWTEATGAVLAAVHRILLTWAGRRPRRQYPRRLDYLERSCMQREMRRL; encoded by the coding sequence ATGCTCACTCAGCGTATCGAGGGCCGGGCCGTTCAGCGTGTCGCGCAGGATCACGGAGTGGTGCTCGGCCTGGACGACCACAGCGAATCGGTGATTTCCAGGCCGCTGCGGCTTACTTTGCCGGCCGCGGGCGACGATCCTGTGGAGCAAGCCACCATCGACCCCAGCGATGTCCCCGTTGCGCAATGTCCGCTGCTGGATATTGCCGGAGCGAGGTGCACGCGTGCTGCCTGCGAGGATGACCGACATCTGCATCTGGAATTCGCCAGTGGCCATCAGATCGATGTTGCTGGTGATCACGATGGCGCCGCGTGGGGGTGGCACTGCAGCCAGCCCGCCTATCGAGCAGCGGCCGAAGGGCAGAGGATCATCCGCTGGTGGACCGAGGCGACCGGCGCTGTCCTCGCCGCAGTGCACCGCATTCTGCTCACGTGGGCGGGGCGGCGGCCGCGCCGGCAGTACCCGCGGCGTCTCGATTACCTTGAGCGCTCCTGCATGCAACGTGAGATGCGCCGACTGTGA
- a CDS encoding PaaI family thioesterase, with amino-acid sequence MTTPMPGQPQPVTLPSHTATCMGCGPDNPHGLHLRVYRSGDQVYSDVTFDERHIGATGLAHGGAVAAACDDLLGFTLWIAGTPAVTRSLTVEYLRPVPLHQPHRIVAHIVSRDGRALNVIGTGTGSDGVTRFTASAVFITVGTDHFAAHGDVAGFGDLLEQFSRSSGSRPDSYDPLS; translated from the coding sequence ATGACGACACCGATGCCAGGGCAGCCGCAGCCGGTGACGCTGCCGTCGCATACCGCGACGTGCATGGGGTGCGGCCCGGACAATCCCCACGGGCTGCACCTGAGGGTCTACCGCAGCGGCGATCAGGTCTACAGCGACGTGACCTTCGACGAGCGCCACATCGGTGCAACGGGTTTGGCCCATGGCGGCGCGGTGGCGGCTGCCTGCGACGACCTGCTGGGGTTCACCCTGTGGATTGCCGGCACTCCCGCGGTGACGCGCAGCCTCACTGTCGAGTATCTACGGCCGGTGCCGTTGCATCAGCCCCACCGCATCGTCGCACACATCGTCTCGCGAGATGGCCGCGCCCTCAACGTCATTGGCACCGGAACAGGCAGCGATGGGGTCACCCGGTTCACCGCCAGCGCGGTGTTCATCACGGTCGGCACCGATCACTTCGCCGCCCACGGCGATGTGGCCGGTTTCGGTGACCTGCTCGAGCAGTTCTCCCGCAGCAGCGGCTCCCGGCCCGACTCGTACGACCCACTATCGTGA
- a CDS encoding transposase — protein MKLRSRHSCPRTQTINRLHVVLTRLSPGGFSGTLTAQRAASLLSSIRPRDPAAKAFRALAVDLVSQIRHLDRRIAKASTDIESAVTDCNTTLTELHGIGTISAAKILSHVGSILRFPTAATFATYTGTAPIEVSSGAGVRIRASVALSHCAAGHRGLA, from the coding sequence GTGAAGCTGCGCAGTCGTCATTCCTGCCCCCGCACCCAAACCATTAATCGGCTGCACGTCGTACTCACTAGACTGAGCCCCGGCGGCTTCTCAGGCACTCTGACCGCCCAACGAGCCGCCAGCCTGCTGTCCTCAATACGTCCCCGCGACCCCGCCGCGAAGGCATTCCGCGCCTTAGCCGTCGATCTGGTCAGCCAGATACGCCACCTCGACCGCCGCATTGCCAAGGCCTCCACCGACATCGAATCCGCGGTCACCGACTGCAACACCACCCTGACCGAGCTGCATGGCATCGGAACAATCTCAGCTGCCAAGATCCTCAGTCACGTCGGATCCATCCTCAGATTCCCCACCGCGGCGACCTTCGCCACCTACACCGGAACCGCACCAATCGAAGTGTCTTCCGGCGCTGGCGTCCGCATTCGAGCATCTGTTGCCTTAAGTCATTGCGCCGCCGGCCACCGGGGACTTGCGTGA